One Bacillus sp. FJAT-52991 genomic region harbors:
- a CDS encoding phosphatidate cytidylyltransferase, with the protein MKQRIITAVIAAAVFLPIVLYGGWPFLLLAFLMAVIGLGEALRMKQISLASVPGILSIIMLAILLIPNKMSSVIEQAGYDKLQLMLLMVLWLLVYMVMSKNRFTFEDVGFCVLSVLYIGFGFYYFMETREAGVVFIFFALFITWATDSGAYFIGRSFGKHKLWPEISPKKTIEGSVGGILSAVVVAALFYFFADIDIALAQLLIGTVILSAFGQIGDLAESALKRHFGVKDSGTILPGHGGILDRVDSWLFVFPLIHILQFVN; encoded by the coding sequence ATGAAACAACGTATCATAACAGCTGTCATTGCTGCAGCCGTTTTTTTGCCAATTGTACTTTATGGCGGCTGGCCATTTTTACTACTAGCCTTTTTGATGGCCGTAATAGGTCTCGGAGAAGCACTAAGAATGAAACAGATTTCGTTAGCTTCTGTACCAGGAATTCTGTCAATAATCATGTTAGCCATTTTATTAATTCCTAATAAGATGAGCAGTGTAATCGAGCAGGCAGGTTATGACAAATTGCAACTGATGTTGCTCATGGTCTTGTGGTTATTAGTTTACATGGTCATGTCTAAAAATCGCTTTACATTTGAAGATGTAGGCTTTTGTGTCCTTTCTGTATTATATATCGGCTTTGGATTTTATTATTTTATGGAAACGAGAGAAGCGGGAGTTGTATTTATCTTCTTTGCTTTATTTATCACATGGGCAACGGATTCGGGAGCCTATTTCATTGGGCGTTCGTTTGGAAAGCACAAATTGTGGCCTGAAATTAGCCCGAAAAAAACGATTGAGGGTTCTGTAGGAGGTATCCTTTCAGCTGTTGTTGTTGCAGCATTGTTTTATTTCTTCGCCGATATAGATATCGCACTCGCACAGCTATTGATAGGTACGGTCATCCTTTCTGCGTTTGGACAGATTGGTGACCTTGCTGAATCGGCTTTAAAACGCCATTTTGGTGTCAAGGATTCCGGGACGATTTTACCTGGACATGGAGGGATTTTAGATCGTGTGGATAGCTGGCTGTTTGTGTTCCCGCTTATCCATATTTTACAATTTGTTAATTGA
- the dxr gene encoding 1-deoxy-D-xylulose-5-phosphate reductoisomerase: protein MKKISLLGATGSIGQQTLDVIEHHSEDFTLVAFSAGRNIEETRKIIHKFHPELVSVQEKDDALRLQAEFPFLNVTYGEEGLVEVAVYPVAHILVNAVLGSVGLFPTMQAIEAGKTIAIANKETLVTAGHLVMEAAQKHHVSLLPVDSEHSAIFQCLQGEQSKNIERLILTASGGSFRDRSREELKHVSVKEALNHPNWSMGAKITIDSATMMNKGLEVIEAHWLFHLPYEQIDVILHRESIIHSMVEFHDSSVIAQLGTPDMRVPIQYALTYPDRFVQLGSKRLNLVEIGKLHFEKMDLDRFRMLALAYQAGKAGGTMPTVLNAANEEAVAAFLAGKISFLQIDGLVERSLEQHKQILHPDLETIQQTDKETRIFVHSLL from the coding sequence TTGAAGAAGATAAGTCTATTAGGTGCTACAGGCTCCATTGGACAACAAACGCTCGATGTGATCGAGCATCATAGCGAAGACTTTACTCTCGTTGCTTTTTCGGCTGGAAGAAATATAGAGGAGACAAGAAAAATTATTCACAAGTTTCATCCAGAGCTTGTTTCGGTTCAGGAAAAGGATGATGCTCTTCGTTTGCAAGCAGAATTTCCTTTTCTAAACGTTACGTATGGGGAAGAAGGACTTGTTGAAGTAGCGGTCTATCCTGTAGCACATATATTAGTGAATGCTGTACTTGGTAGTGTAGGTTTGTTTCCAACGATGCAAGCCATTGAAGCAGGTAAGACGATTGCGATAGCGAACAAGGAAACATTAGTGACAGCCGGGCATTTAGTCATGGAGGCGGCACAAAAGCATCATGTTAGTCTATTGCCTGTCGATAGTGAGCATTCGGCCATTTTTCAATGTCTACAAGGAGAACAATCGAAAAATATTGAGCGTTTAATTTTGACAGCATCTGGCGGAAGCTTTCGAGATCGCTCTCGAGAAGAATTGAAACATGTAAGCGTGAAGGAAGCACTCAATCATCCGAACTGGTCAATGGGAGCAAAAATCACGATTGATTCGGCAACGATGATGAATAAAGGTTTAGAAGTAATTGAAGCACATTGGCTGTTTCATTTGCCATATGAGCAAATAGATGTTATTTTACATCGTGAAAGTATTATTCATTCGATGGTCGAATTTCATGATAGTTCAGTTATTGCTCAATTGGGAACGCCGGATATGCGGGTACCCATTCAATACGCTTTAACGTATCCAGATCGCTTTGTACAGCTGGGGTCTAAACGCTTAAATTTAGTAGAGATAGGGAAGTTGCATTTTGAGAAAATGGACCTTGACCGGTTCCGGATGCTAGCATTAGCTTATCAAGCAGGTAAGGCTGGCGGAACGATGCCAACTGTATTAAATGCAGCGAATGAAGAGGCGGTCGCCGCTTTTCTTGCGGGAAAGATTTCATTTTTACAAATTGATGGATTGGTGGAACGTTCTTTAGAACAACATAAGCAAATCTTACACCCGGATTTAGAAACGATTCAGCAAACTGATAAAGAAACAAGGATTTTCGTCCACTCACTTTTATAA
- the rseP gene encoding RIP metalloprotease RseP, protein MNTVIAFIVIFGALVFFHELGHFIFAKRAGILCREFAIGFGPKIFAHKKGETVYTLRLLPLGGYVRMAGEDPEMVDLKAGHRVGVVCNEQEEIVKIIVNGKDRYPKARVIEVEEADLEHQLLIRGYEDGEEELKSFSIHREAVIAEDGIETQISPWDRQFSSKTLGQRAITIFAGPLFNFILAFIVFIIIALVQGIPTNEPELGQLTPDGAAKEAGLVQGDKIISINGEGMSSWQEIVELIQKNPQTEMDFTVERDGNTLQIPVTPDSRQIEGEEKESGVIGVYGPVEKDFFGSIVYAAKETYFWTTEIFKMVGKLVTGQFSIDMLSGPVGIYVSTEVVAQSGIMNLMKWAGVLSINLGIMNLLPLPALDGGRLLFFLVEAVRGKPIDRHKEGMVHFVGFALLMLLMIVVTWNDIQRFFLQ, encoded by the coding sequence TTGAACACAGTGATAGCATTTATTGTAATATTTGGCGCGCTCGTTTTTTTTCATGAATTAGGGCATTTCATTTTTGCCAAAAGAGCGGGTATCCTTTGCCGAGAGTTTGCGATCGGCTTTGGGCCGAAAATATTTGCTCATAAAAAAGGAGAAACAGTTTATACTCTTCGTCTCTTGCCGTTAGGTGGTTATGTTCGCATGGCTGGTGAGGACCCTGAAATGGTCGATTTAAAAGCTGGTCATCGAGTTGGTGTCGTATGTAATGAACAAGAGGAAATTGTCAAAATTATTGTTAATGGAAAGGATCGTTACCCGAAAGCTCGTGTTATTGAGGTCGAGGAAGCCGATCTTGAACATCAACTGCTTATACGAGGCTATGAGGATGGGGAAGAGGAATTGAAATCCTTTTCTATTCATCGAGAAGCTGTCATTGCTGAGGATGGAATCGAAACGCAAATTTCTCCGTGGGATCGACAGTTTTCGTCAAAAACACTTGGGCAACGCGCCATAACTATTTTTGCTGGACCACTATTTAACTTTATTTTAGCGTTCATCGTGTTTATTATCATTGCTTTGGTTCAAGGAATTCCAACGAACGAGCCTGAATTAGGTCAATTAACGCCTGATGGTGCGGCAAAAGAAGCAGGGTTAGTTCAAGGGGACAAAATCATCAGCATCAATGGTGAAGGTATGTCGAGTTGGCAGGAAATTGTAGAATTGATTCAGAAAAATCCACAGACAGAAATGGACTTTACGGTGGAAAGAGACGGAAACACGTTACAAATTCCTGTTACACCAGATTCACGTCAAATTGAAGGTGAAGAAAAAGAAAGTGGTGTGATTGGCGTTTACGGTCCAGTCGAAAAAGATTTCTTTGGCTCCATTGTATATGCTGCAAAGGAAACATACTTCTGGACGACGGAAATTTTTAAAATGGTCGGCAAACTAGTAACGGGTCAATTTTCCATCGATATGCTCTCTGGACCAGTTGGGATTTATGTCTCTACAGAGGTAGTCGCTCAATCTGGTATAATGAATTTAATGAAATGGGCAGGGGTATTAAGTATCAACCTTGGGATTATGAACTTATTACCACTTCCAGCACTTGATGGTGGGAGATTGTTATTCTTCTTAGTAGAAGCTGTCCGAGGCAAGCCGATTGATCGTCATAAAGAAGGGATGGTTCATTTCGTCGGGTTTGCATTATTAATGCTGTTAATGATCGTTGTTACTTGGAATGATATTCAACGATTCTTTTTACAATAA
- a CDS encoding proline--tRNA ligase: protein MKQSQTLIPTLRETPADAEVKNHQLLLKAGFIRQNASGVYSYLPLGKKVLRKVEEIVREEMDAAGAVELLMPALQQAELWQESGRWYTYGPELMRLKDRHDREFALGATHEEVITSLVRDEIKSYKRLPLTLYQIQTKFRDEKRPRFGLLRGREFVMKDAYSFHASQESLDEVYDRLFTAYSNVFRRCGLNFRAVIADSGAMGGKDTHEFMVLSDIGEDTIAYSDQSNYAANIEMAPVVTTYEKSDESEKEKEKVVTPNAKTIEDVSALLNVAPEKCIKSLLFKVDEEYVLVLARGDHEVNDIKLKNLLQADQVELALPETVSDILGCSIGSLGPVDMKGDVKVIADHAVQAITNLVCGANEEGFHYINVNAERDFTVDQYADLRFIQEGDASPDGQGTIKFAKGIEVGHVFKLGTRYSEAMNATYLDENGRTQPMIMGCYGIGVSRTLAAVAEQFNDEKGFIWPKALTPYDVHLVPINMKDDHQRELAEQLYDLLREKRFDVLMDDRAERPGVKFADSDLIGLPVRITVGKKASEGIVEVKVRSTGETIEVPKEQLVTALDELLRTIS, encoded by the coding sequence ATGAAACAAAGCCAAACGTTAATTCCTACATTAAGAGAAACTCCTGCTGATGCAGAGGTGAAAAATCATCAGCTGTTATTAAAAGCTGGATTTATTAGACAAAATGCTAGCGGGGTGTATAGTTATTTACCACTTGGCAAAAAAGTGTTGCGAAAAGTGGAAGAAATTGTTCGTGAAGAAATGGACGCTGCTGGAGCAGTAGAATTGTTAATGCCGGCTTTACAACAAGCTGAGCTTTGGCAAGAATCAGGCCGTTGGTATACGTATGGTCCGGAGTTGATGCGCTTAAAAGATCGTCATGATCGTGAATTTGCATTAGGGGCGACTCATGAAGAAGTTATTACCAGCTTAGTTCGTGATGAAATCAAATCGTACAAGCGTCTGCCGTTGACGTTATACCAAATTCAGACAAAGTTCCGTGATGAAAAGCGCCCGCGTTTCGGCTTGCTTCGTGGAAGAGAGTTTGTGATGAAGGATGCTTACTCTTTCCACGCTTCTCAGGAAAGTCTAGATGAAGTGTATGATCGTTTATTTACTGCTTATTCGAATGTATTCCGTCGCTGTGGCTTGAATTTCCGAGCGGTAATTGCGGACTCTGGAGCGATGGGTGGGAAAGACACGCATGAATTCATGGTGCTGTCAGATATCGGAGAAGATACGATTGCTTATTCTGATCAATCCAATTATGCGGCTAATATCGAAATGGCTCCTGTTGTTACAACATATGAAAAAAGCGATGAATCAGAAAAAGAGAAAGAAAAAGTGGTTACCCCAAATGCGAAAACAATTGAAGACGTTTCTGCTTTGTTAAATGTAGCCCCAGAAAAATGTATTAAATCTCTTTTATTTAAAGTAGATGAAGAGTACGTTCTTGTTCTTGCTAGAGGCGATCATGAAGTAAATGATATTAAGTTGAAAAACTTGCTACAAGCGGATCAAGTGGAGTTAGCTCTTCCTGAAACAGTCAGCGATATTTTAGGTTGCTCAATCGGTTCTCTTGGCCCTGTAGATATGAAGGGTGACGTGAAAGTAATAGCGGATCATGCCGTACAAGCCATTACGAATCTGGTGTGTGGCGCAAATGAAGAAGGATTCCATTATATCAACGTCAATGCAGAAAGAGATTTCACAGTCGATCAATATGCGGATCTTCGCTTTATTCAAGAGGGCGATGCTTCTCCTGATGGACAAGGCACTATTAAGTTTGCCAAAGGAATTGAAGTGGGCCATGTCTTTAAATTAGGAACTCGTTACAGTGAAGCGATGAATGCGACTTATTTGGACGAAAATGGACGCACTCAACCGATGATTATGGGATGTTACGGTATTGGTGTATCCCGCACATTAGCTGCAGTCGCTGAACAATTTAACGATGAGAAAGGCTTCATTTGGCCGAAAGCGTTAACTCCATATGATGTTCATCTCGTTCCAATCAATATGAAAGATGATCACCAACGCGAGTTAGCTGAACAGCTTTATGACCTGCTTCGTGAAAAACGTTTTGATGTCTTGATGGATGATCGTGCAGAGCGACCTGGTGTTAAATTTGCCGATAGTGATCTAATTGGTTTACCTGTTCGAATTACAGTGGGCAAAAAAGCATCTGAAGGAATTGTAGAAGTAAAGGTACGCTCAACTGGAGAAACGATTGAAGTACCTAAGGAACAATTAGTGACAGCATTAGATGAATTGCTTCGCACAATATCTTAA
- a CDS encoding PolC-type DNA polymerase III — translation MSEESQGKRQRFQLLLQQLNLIDDAIVKHFEGAEISKLTVERQQKRWHFSFLVEQIVPYQVLELFMNQLVHTFKEIATVTFSIKAKNPEVSEVLIRQYWNLCVKQLEGISPPMLALLMKQPPTVKGNKLVVAVNNEAEGMALKNKYGEWVVHIYQNYGFPSFAFDVEIIEAEKDEAFQQFLEAKQKEDAERAMQAVVDMQKREASAKEEGQEFDGPLMIGLKIKEDAEFKKLEEIQDEERRIAIEGYVFDAETKELRSGRTLLTFKITDYTDSLLVKMFSRDKEDAALLSRVKKGMWVRARGTVQNDTFVRDLVMIANDINEFSPVTRRDTAPEDEKRVELHLHTPMSQMDAVTPVSELVAQASKWGHKAIAITDHAVTQSFPEAYSAGKKNGIKVLYGLEANLVDDGVPIAYHDAHRFLPDETYVVFDVETTGLSAVYDTIIELAGVKIKNGEIIDRFESFANPHHPLSATTINLTGITDDLVENAPEVEEVLQKFKEWTADAILVAHNASFDMGFLQVGYERYKIEKAMNPVIDTLELARFLYPSMKNHRLNTLAKKFDVELTQHHRAIYDAEATGYLMLKMLQDASEKGITYHDQFNEHMGEGDAYKRARPYHCTIFAQNDVGLKNLFKLVSTSHINYFYRVPRIPRSVLQKHREGLIIGSGCDKGEVFESMMQKGSEEAEKKAVFYDYLEIHPKEVYAHLLELELVRDDHALEDILSKIVEIGDKLKLPVCATGNVHYLNPTDKIHRKILVNSQGGANPLNRHQLPDVHFRTTNEMLDAFSFLGKDKAKEVVVLNPNKVADRLDEIKPIKDDLYTPKIEGADDETREMSYEMARSIYGEELPEIVEARLEKELKSIIGHGFAVIYLISHKLVKKSLVDGYLVGSRGSVGSSFVATMMEITEVNPLPPHYVCSKCKQSEFFNDGSVGSGFDLPDKNCPNCNISYTKDGHDIPFETFLGFKGDKVPDIDLNFSGEYQPKAHNYTKVLFGEDNVYRAGTIGTVADKTAFGYVKGYSADNNLQIRGAEVDRLAKGCTGVKRTTGQHPGGIIVVPDYMDIYDFSPIQYPADSDKSEWRTTHFDFHSIHDNLLKLDILGHDDPTVIRMLQDLSGIDPKTIPTDDPEVMKIFSGTESLGVTEEQIMCKTGTLGIPEFGTRFVRQMLEDTKPTTFSELVQISGLSHGTDVWLGNAQELIHNGICELSDVIGCRDDIMVYLIYQDLDPAFAFKIMESVRKGKGLTEEMEEEMRNKKVPEWYIDSCKKIKYMFPKAHAAAYVLMAVRIAYFKVHLPLLYYAAYFTVRAEDFDIEAMVRGSAAITSKLEEINAKGLDASPKEKNLLTVLELALEMSERGFSFQKVDLYRSSADQFVIDGQSLIPPFNAIPGLGTNAAYNIVKAREEGEFLSKEDLQQRGKVSKTIIEYLDNHGCLASLPDQNQLSLF, via the coding sequence ATGAGTGAGGAATCCCAAGGGAAACGACAAAGGTTTCAATTATTACTACAGCAGTTAAATTTGATCGATGATGCCATTGTGAAGCACTTTGAAGGAGCGGAAATTTCTAAACTGACGGTGGAGCGACAACAGAAAAGATGGCATTTTTCATTTTTAGTGGAACAAATTGTTCCTTATCAAGTGTTGGAGCTGTTCATGAATCAGTTAGTGCACACTTTTAAAGAAATTGCTACGGTCACATTTTCAATTAAAGCAAAAAATCCAGAAGTGTCAGAGGTATTGATCAGACAATACTGGAATCTCTGTGTGAAGCAGCTAGAAGGTATTTCGCCACCCATGCTTGCTTTACTAATGAAACAGCCGCCTACTGTAAAAGGGAATAAGCTTGTGGTTGCAGTAAATAATGAAGCGGAAGGGATGGCATTAAAGAATAAGTATGGGGAATGGGTGGTCCATATTTATCAAAATTATGGCTTTCCCTCTTTCGCATTTGATGTAGAAATTATTGAGGCAGAAAAAGATGAAGCCTTTCAGCAATTTTTGGAGGCGAAACAAAAAGAAGATGCTGAGCGAGCGATGCAAGCTGTTGTTGATATGCAAAAACGAGAAGCAAGTGCAAAAGAGGAGGGGCAGGAATTTGACGGTCCATTAATGATTGGTTTGAAGATCAAAGAAGATGCCGAATTTAAAAAGCTTGAAGAAATTCAAGATGAAGAACGGCGTATTGCGATCGAAGGTTACGTATTCGATGCGGAAACAAAAGAGCTTCGCAGTGGCCGAACATTGTTAACTTTTAAAATTACTGATTACACTGATTCTCTTTTAGTGAAAATGTTTTCTCGAGATAAAGAAGATGCGGCCCTGTTAAGCAGAGTCAAAAAAGGGATGTGGGTGAGAGCGCGGGGAACGGTTCAAAATGATACATTTGTTCGAGATCTTGTGATGATTGCCAATGATATCAATGAATTTTCGCCAGTTACTCGCCGAGATACAGCTCCAGAAGACGAGAAGCGAGTAGAGCTTCATCTGCATACGCCAATGAGTCAAATGGATGCTGTTACCCCTGTGAGTGAACTCGTCGCTCAAGCCAGTAAATGGGGTCATAAAGCGATCGCCATTACTGATCATGCCGTTACCCAATCATTCCCTGAAGCGTATAGCGCCGGAAAGAAAAATGGAATTAAAGTATTGTATGGACTTGAAGCGAACTTAGTCGATGATGGCGTACCGATTGCCTATCATGATGCCCATCGTTTTTTACCGGATGAAACATATGTCGTCTTCGATGTAGAGACAACGGGATTATCAGCTGTCTATGATACGATTATTGAATTAGCTGGTGTCAAGATTAAGAATGGAGAGATTATTGATCGATTCGAATCCTTTGCGAATCCGCATCATCCCTTATCAGCTACCACCATTAATTTAACGGGAATTACGGATGATTTAGTTGAAAATGCCCCTGAAGTAGAAGAGGTATTACAAAAGTTTAAAGAGTGGACAGCGGATGCGATCTTAGTCGCTCATAATGCTTCCTTTGATATGGGCTTTCTTCAAGTAGGGTATGAGCGCTACAAAATCGAAAAGGCAATGAATCCTGTCATTGATACGTTAGAGTTAGCGAGGTTTTTATATCCTAGTATGAAAAATCATCGCTTAAATACGTTAGCGAAGAAATTTGATGTGGAATTAACTCAGCATCACCGAGCGATTTATGATGCGGAAGCGACCGGCTATTTAATGTTGAAAATGTTACAAGATGCATCTGAAAAAGGAATTACGTATCACGATCAATTTAATGAGCATATGGGGGAGGGAGATGCCTATAAGCGAGCTCGCCCTTACCACTGTACGATTTTTGCCCAAAATGATGTCGGCTTAAAAAACTTGTTTAAATTAGTATCTACTTCTCATATTAACTACTTTTATCGCGTGCCGAGAATACCGCGGTCCGTCTTACAAAAACATCGTGAAGGCTTGATCATCGGTTCAGGCTGTGATAAGGGTGAAGTGTTTGAAAGCATGATGCAAAAAGGTAGTGAAGAAGCAGAGAAAAAAGCCGTTTTCTATGATTATTTAGAAATTCATCCGAAAGAAGTTTATGCTCATTTATTAGAGCTTGAATTAGTTCGTGATGATCATGCGCTCGAAGATATTCTTTCTAAGATTGTGGAAATTGGTGATAAATTAAAGCTGCCTGTTTGTGCAACAGGAAATGTTCATTATTTAAATCCAACAGATAAGATTCACCGCAAAATTTTGGTGAATTCTCAAGGTGGGGCTAATCCGCTCAATCGTCATCAACTGCCAGATGTTCATTTTCGAACAACGAATGAGATGCTTGATGCGTTCAGTTTTTTAGGAAAAGATAAAGCGAAAGAAGTTGTCGTGCTCAATCCAAATAAAGTTGCTGATCGTTTAGATGAGATCAAGCCGATTAAAGATGATCTATATACACCGAAAATCGAAGGGGCGGATGATGAGACGCGTGAAATGAGTTACGAAATGGCGCGCAGCATATACGGAGAGGAACTTCCAGAAATCGTAGAGGCCCGTTTGGAAAAAGAGTTAAAAAGTATTATCGGACACGGTTTTGCCGTTATTTATTTGATTTCACATAAACTTGTAAAAAAATCACTTGTAGATGGCTATCTTGTTGGCTCACGTGGTTCGGTAGGGTCATCATTCGTTGCGACGATGATGGAAATTACCGAAGTAAATCCATTGCCGCCGCATTATGTGTGTTCGAAATGTAAACAGTCGGAGTTCTTTAATGACGGTTCTGTCGGTTCAGGATTTGACCTTCCGGATAAAAACTGTCCAAATTGTAATATAAGCTACACGAAGGATGGTCATGATATCCCGTTTGAAACGTTTCTTGGATTTAAAGGGGATAAAGTCCCGGATATTGATTTGAACTTTTCTGGTGAGTATCAGCCGAAAGCTCATAACTATACAAAAGTACTATTTGGTGAAGACAATGTATATCGAGCGGGAACGATTGGTACAGTTGCTGATAAAACGGCTTTTGGGTATGTGAAGGGATACTCTGCTGATAATAACTTGCAAATTCGCGGCGCAGAAGTGGATCGCTTAGCGAAAGGCTGTACAGGGGTTAAGCGGACGACAGGACAGCATCCAGGGGGGATTATCGTTGTGCCTGATTACATGGACATTTATGATTTCTCCCCAATTCAATACCCGGCGGATAGTGATAAATCAGAATGGAGAACAACGCATTTTGATTTCCATTCGATCCATGATAATTTATTGAAGCTTGATATTCTTGGACACGATGATCCGACGGTGATCCGGATGCTGCAAGATTTATCTGGTATTGATCCAAAAACAATTCCTACCGATGATCCAGAAGTGATGAAAATCTTCAGCGGAACAGAATCTCTTGGTGTGACAGAAGAGCAAATCATGTGTAAAACAGGAACGCTTGGGATCCCTGAATTTGGAACGAGATTCGTTCGACAAATGCTTGAAGATACGAAACCGACGACTTTTTCCGAACTCGTACAGATTTCTGGATTATCTCATGGGACAGATGTTTGGCTCGGGAATGCTCAAGAGCTGATTCATAATGGGATTTGTGAACTGAGCGATGTAATCGGCTGTCGTGATGATATTATGGTGTATTTAATTTATCAAGATCTCGATCCTGCCTTCGCCTTTAAAATTATGGAGTCCGTTCGTAAAGGAAAAGGGCTAACAGAGGAAATGGAAGAAGAAATGCGCAATAAAAAAGTTCCTGAATGGTATATTGATTCGTGTAAAAAGATCAAATACATGTTTCCCAAGGCTCACGCCGCTGCGTACGTATTAATGGCTGTTCGGATTGCTTACTTTAAAGTACATTTGCCGCTGCTTTATTATGCTGCATATTTTACTGTGCGCGCGGAGGATTTTGATATTGAAGCGATGGTTAGAGGTTCGGCCGCTATTACATCGAAGCTAGAAGAGATCAATGCGAAAGGGCTCGATGCTTCACCGAAAGAAAAGAACTTGTTGACTGTTTTAGAGTTAGCTCTTGAAATGAGTGAACGAGGATTCTCTTTCCAAAAAGTAGATTTATACCGCTCCAGTGCTGATCAATTTGTGATCGATGGTCAATCGCTTATTCCGCCGTTTAATGCGATTCCTGGTCTAGGAACGAACGCTGCCTATAATATTGTAAAAGCACGTGAAGAAGGGGAGTTTTTATCGAAAGAAGATTTACAACAGCGAGGCAAGGTATCCAAGACTATTATTGAGTATTTAGATAATCATGGGTGTCTCGCTTCACTACCGGATCAGAATCAATTGTCATTATTTTAG
- the rimP gene encoding ribosome maturation factor RimP, with product MSKVIDIVEELVTPITEDLNLELVDIEYVKEGKNWFLRIYIDKETGVDIEECGLVSERLSEQLDAKDPIPYNYFLEVSSPGAERPLKKPKDFERAVGKRVHVKTYEAIDGEKAFEGTLLSYDEESLTVEYMVKTRKKQVEIPMEKVAKARLAVSFS from the coding sequence ATGAGTAAAGTAATTGACATTGTAGAAGAACTCGTCACACCAATTACAGAAGATTTAAACTTGGAATTAGTGGATATTGAATACGTCAAAGAAGGTAAAAATTGGTTTTTGCGTATTTATATCGACAAGGAAACAGGAGTGGATATTGAAGAATGCGGCCTCGTTAGTGAGCGTTTAAGCGAGCAACTAGATGCTAAAGATCCTATTCCATATAACTACTTCCTTGAAGTTTCTTCGCCAGGAGCGGAGAGACCGCTAAAGAAGCCAAAAGACTTTGAAAGAGCTGTCGGAAAAAGAGTACACGTGAAAACGTATGAAGCAATTGACGGTGAAAAAGCTTTTGAAGGTACATTATTATCTTATGACGAAGAGTCATTGACCGTTGAATATATGGTCAAAACAAGAAAAAAACAAGTGGAAATCCCAATGGAGAAAGTGGCAAAAGCACGCCTTGCGGTTTCCTTCTCTTAA
- the nusA gene encoding transcription termination factor NusA — MSTELYDALLYLEKEKGIERDVIIEAIEAALVSAYKRNFNQAQNVRVDLNLATGTMRVFARKEVVDEVFDSRLEISEAGAREVNPAYEIGDIVELEVTPKDFGRIAAQTAKQVVTQRVREAERGIIYSEFIDREEDIMTGIVQRQDSRFIYVSLGKIEALLPLSEQMPNESYKPHDRIKVFITKVERTTKGPQIFVSRTHPGLLKRLFEIEVPEIFDGTVEIRSVSREAGDRSKISVYAENPEIDPVGACVGPKGNRVQAIVNELKGEKIDIVKWSDDPVVFVANALSPSKVIDVQVDEENKATTVIVPDYQLSLAIGKRGQNARLAAKLTNWKIDIKSESDAREAGIYPREDAAMKTVDEEAYDFSSEEIE; from the coding sequence ATGAGCACTGAATTATATGATGCTCTTTTGTATTTAGAGAAAGAAAAAGGAATTGAAAGAGATGTGATCATTGAGGCAATTGAAGCAGCACTTGTTTCTGCCTATAAGCGCAACTTTAATCAAGCGCAAAATGTTCGCGTGGATCTCAATTTAGCAACAGGTACGATGCGTGTATTTGCACGTAAAGAAGTGGTAGACGAAGTATTTGATAGTCGCTTAGAAATTTCAGAAGCGGGTGCGAGAGAAGTGAATCCAGCGTATGAAATTGGCGATATTGTAGAATTAGAAGTGACGCCGAAAGATTTTGGTCGCATTGCTGCTCAAACAGCGAAGCAAGTAGTAACTCAACGCGTACGTGAAGCGGAAAGAGGAATCATTTATTCTGAATTTATCGATCGCGAAGAAGATATTATGACTGGAATCGTTCAACGTCAAGATTCTCGTTTTATTTATGTAAGTCTTGGCAAAATTGAAGCTTTATTGCCGTTATCTGAACAAATGCCTAATGAGAGCTATAAGCCACATGACCGCATTAAAGTTTTTATTACAAAAGTAGAGAGAACGACAAAAGGGCCGCAAATCTTTGTTTCAAGAACGCATCCAGGTCTATTAAAGCGCCTGTTTGAAATTGAAGTGCCGGAAATATTTGATGGTACGGTTGAGATTCGTTCTGTATCACGTGAAGCGGGAGACCGTTCAAAAATCTCCGTTTATGCAGAAAATCCAGAAATTGATCCGGTTGGCGCATGCGTCGGTCCAAAAGGAAATCGTGTCCAGGCAATTGTCAATGAATTAAAAGGCGAAAAAATTGATATCGTGAAATGGTCTGACGACCCGGTTGTGTTTGTTGCTAATGCGTTAAGCCCGTCGAAAGTCATCGATGTACAAGTAGATGAGGAAAATAAAGCAACAACGGTGATTGTACCTGATTATCAGCTTTCTCTTGCTATTGGTAAAAGAGGACAAAATGCTCGCCTAGCGGCTAAGTTAACGAACTGGAAAATCGATATTAAGAGCGAATCTGATGCTCGTGAAGCTGGCATTTATCCGCGTGAAGACGCAGCGATGAAAACTGTAGATGAAGAAGCTTATGACTTTTCCTCCGAAGAAATTGAATAA